The Streptomyces sp. NBC_00440 genome contains a region encoding:
- a CDS encoding alpha/beta hydrolase has protein sequence MKAVALYGTAGVLLLSGLAALAAAPPGSADAPAGTYADVGGPGGGTATAPGTRAAEAAGTLTAAARAAAAGIAFGICPTSESLPASVRCGSVRVPLDYARPDGAQISLTVSRAHATGKPADRQGALIYNPGGPGASSMYFPMAAAVPAWKPLAAAYDLVGYAPRGVGRSAPLSCEDPAAYAKPSKTAPIYPSEAFKQKKIAQAKAYAQGCARRAGAALGQYNSLNNARDLDVLRAALGERKLTFMGASYGTYFGAVYATLFPSHVRRMVFDSAVDPDPAKIWYRDNLDQSLAFERRWTDFRTWVALHDKTYHLGRDASDVLAGYETARSRLAERPAGGVGPAQLQSTFLQAGYYDDVWPATASALARYLQGDPKPLIKLAAPDPAAAKADENSTAVYTAVECNDAQWPADWHVWDTDNTALARRAPFETWDNVWMNLPCAYWPAPRQQPLDVRSSGGALPPTLILAAERDAATPYPGALELQRRLRGSVLITERGAGTHGIAGGPNKCVNAYLDDYLLTGRTPVRRATCAPHPLPDPVSLEKRTLPRPRPAL, from the coding sequence ATGAAGGCAGTCGCGCTGTACGGAACGGCCGGTGTTCTGCTGCTGTCCGGACTGGCCGCCCTGGCCGCCGCGCCGCCGGGCAGCGCGGATGCCCCGGCCGGCACGTACGCGGACGTCGGCGGCCCGGGCGGCGGGACAGCCACGGCCCCGGGCACCCGGGCGGCCGAGGCGGCGGGCACCCTGACCGCGGCCGCCCGGGCCGCCGCCGCGGGTATCGCCTTCGGCATCTGCCCGACGAGCGAGTCGCTGCCCGCGTCCGTGCGGTGCGGCAGCGTCCGGGTCCCGCTCGACTACGCCCGGCCGGACGGCGCGCAGATCTCCCTGACCGTCAGCAGGGCGCACGCCACCGGCAAGCCCGCCGACCGCCAGGGCGCACTGATCTACAACCCGGGCGGCCCCGGCGCCTCCAGCATGTACTTCCCGATGGCGGCCGCGGTCCCCGCGTGGAAGCCGCTGGCCGCCGCGTACGACCTGGTGGGGTACGCGCCGCGCGGCGTCGGCCGCTCGGCGCCGCTCTCGTGCGAGGACCCCGCCGCTTACGCGAAGCCCTCGAAAACGGCGCCGATCTACCCGTCGGAGGCGTTCAAGCAGAAGAAGATCGCCCAGGCGAAGGCCTACGCCCAGGGCTGCGCCCGCCGGGCGGGTGCGGCCCTGGGGCAGTACAACTCGCTGAACAACGCCCGGGACCTGGATGTGCTGCGGGCCGCGCTGGGCGAGCGGAAGCTGACCTTCATGGGCGCCTCGTACGGCACGTACTTCGGTGCGGTCTACGCGACGCTCTTCCCCTCGCACGTGCGCCGGATGGTCTTCGACTCGGCGGTCGACCCGGACCCCGCCAAGATCTGGTACCGCGACAACCTCGACCAGTCACTCGCCTTCGAGCGGCGCTGGACCGACTTCCGCACCTGGGTGGCGCTCCACGACAAGACGTACCACCTGGGGCGCGACGCGTCGGATGTGCTGGCGGGCTACGAGACGGCGCGGTCCCGGCTCGCGGAGCGGCCGGCGGGCGGTGTCGGCCCGGCGCAGCTGCAGAGCACCTTCCTCCAGGCCGGTTACTACGACGACGTCTGGCCGGCCACCGCCAGTGCGCTCGCACGCTATCTGCAAGGGGACCCGAAGCCGCTGATCAAGCTGGCCGCTCCGGACCCGGCGGCGGCGAAGGCGGACGAGAACAGCACGGCGGTCTACACGGCCGTCGAGTGCAACGACGCGCAGTGGCCTGCCGACTGGCACGTCTGGGACACGGACAACACCGCGCTGGCGCGCCGGGCACCTTTCGAGACCTGGGACAACGTCTGGATGAACCTGCCGTGCGCCTACTGGCCGGCACCGCGGCAGCAGCCGCTCGATGTCCGCAGCTCCGGCGGTGCGCTGCCGCCGACGCTGATCCTGGCCGCCGAGCGGGACGCGGCCACCCCCTACCCGGGTGCGCTGGAGCTCCAGCGGCGGCTGCGGGGGTCGGTACTGATCACTGAACGGGGCGCGGGTACGCATGGCATCGCCGGCGGCCCCAACAAGTGCGTCAACGCGTATCTGGACGACTACCTGCTGACGGGGCGGACGCCGGTGCGGCGCGCTACCTGCGCGCCGCACCCGCTGCCGGACCCGGTGTCGCTGGAGAAGCGGACGCTGCCGAGGCCGCGGCCCGCTCTCTGA